The Rhodamnia argentea isolate NSW1041297 chromosome 7, ASM2092103v1, whole genome shotgun sequence genome contains the following window.
ACCCATAAATTAGATATTGATGCGTGCAGTGTTTCAGTAAATATTCCTAAAAAATGTTTGTCTACCACAGTGATCTGTCTCCTTCCAGCGTTGAACCGAACCGATCTAAGTCAAACAGATGAATATCGAGGCAAAAACTTGGAGGCAAATGCATAATGCAGATCACCGCTACCTAACCAACATTATACTCTtcctataaaatttatgatTTGCCAAATTCATAAACATTTCCCTAAATTAAGTAAAGCCGGTCAACTAAGGATACCGCTTCATAAACGATCTTCATTTTTTGGCCTTGTAACCTGTATAAATCCATTTAAGCTCAAACACATTTATAGAACTAGTCTACGATTATCCTTCCAAAAGGTAAAGTCATATATGGAAGCGTAAGTTGTAAATGAAATTGGGAACGCACACAAGCAAGGGTAAAATCGGAGTGCTTAGAAGCAAGTTCTAACTCGCCTAGATATGAACTGAAAGTTAAATTTCCCAGAAAAACTCGATTCCAATACACATTCATTTAGGAAAAAACTAACCTCATTGAAAACTAGAAATTCGccaaattagatttttattttttattggcaAGGATCGTGGTAGATTATCAAAACCTTAATCATGCTCGACTGCAATATTAAAGTATATGCAATGGGAGAGTCTCCTAGTTCATATGATGGTAAACTCAGCGAGATTTTCCTTCTTCTGGAAACGTTCAGAAACATTAGGCTACCTTCATTTGCTCGGATTATCATTGGATTAGACTGCCTGAACAGTGCTAAACCAAGAAATTGAACTCGAAATACAGGCAAGAGCTAGCAATTACAATTATAACCAAGCACAAAACCAACAAGCCATCAGGTTGCCACATCGACGGAAAAAACACGGCAAACAACCACAAATAAATCAACCCTTCTTTGATTTTAAGGAATTTCTACTACATCGATGAATTATCTCCCAAAACATCATAAAAAAGATGAAGGCATATACCGTCAAGAGAAGCGCATTGATTGCTTTGCCGGCGgaaccaccaccatcaccactcGACCGACACTCAACACTCTCCACCACATCATCAAACCCAACCTCGAGCTTATAACACTCCTCCTCCACCCAGACCCAGAACTCAACCCTCCTCCTCTCGGGCATCAACCAAACCCTAACCCTCCTCCAGCGCTCCAGTTCGCAGAGGCAGCCCCTCTCCGCCATGAACCCGGCGTGGAGGATCCCGCCGTCGACGCGGTGCCTCTCGTGGACGGGCCGCGGGACGATGTCGTCGTAGGCGTCGGAGAGCGCCAGGGTCTGGGACTTGAGCACGAGGGGCTTGGAGAGGGCGAGGTCCCGGTGGTGGAGGGAGGCGAACTGGACGCGGCCGAAGCCGCGGGGCTTCCAGTTCTTGCGGTCGGTGACGATGTCGATGGCGTAGACGGAGCCGGGGCCGAGGGCGGACTCGAGGAAGCGGAGGAGGTCGTGGGCCGTGACGGTCTGAGGGATGTTGGTGACCCGCAGGGTGGGCCTCTCCGCCACGGGACCTCCCATTGTTGCAGTTGcagttgcagagagagagagagagacagcgcGGCTGTTTGCTCGCACTCTCCGAGTGTTGCGAGGAAGACGACAAGGTCAATCGGTCTGCGTTTTTCTTTGCTTATTCGCGCGCACTGCGTCTTTCTTTTGCCTTTCTACTTTAGCGTAACTCtcaactattattattattattattattattattattattattatttgtgaATGACATCTTccttccgataaaaaaaaaaaattgagaatcactataaagaaaaaaagtatcacatcctatattaaaaaaaattaaataaaaatccgaaattccttcattttcttctcgtAAAAGTATCCaaatgaatcttatttcaaataaaagcatgaaatgTCCAACTTTATTTTCgataaaattaatatttaattaagTCTATCATCAAGAATAATgccaattacaaaaaaaaatgattgagactacaaaaaaaaaatctcaagttaTTCCAAGTATGACACTaatacctcaatttttttttcccaaaaccctCGAACTCGTTCCTGACTTTTCAATCACACTAGTACAAATTTAGGGCATCGGTGATATGAAAAGAGCTTGGCGGTATCGATGTCAAAGCGGGTAAaactttggggttttttttttttggtcaaatgggTTTTCTATGTTTGACAGAGGGTTTATTTGTCACACTGgtacaaatttaaagttttagtggtaataaaagaaattgaaacaTTGATCCTAATGCAAGtacagtttaagatttttttgtggcattcttctgaaaaaaaaaagaagggggagaGATTTGTAGGGAAGTCATGCGAGTAATTGACGCATTTTCTGTGCATAATCCTCCTGGAAAAGTAGTCAAATTATTGAATCACGTCGTTGAAGCAAAGAATAACAAATAAGTAGTCCGCTTTTTCCCTGTTCAGAAACTTACTGCATCAATTGACAGGAGCAAAACGATCAAACCATAGAACAATTTCATCTCGCAAAAGCCCTCAGCATTTTCACGTCCCATCAGGAATCGGACGACACGGACCGCTCCTCTTCGTCTTTGATCGAGCTTATCAGCGCCGCGGCTTGCCTCGAGCTTGGCCTTTCGGCGGGAGAAGGGTTTATGCATTGGAGGCCTACTTGCAACAGTCTCACCATCCTTTCCTCGTCCGCGCCTTCGGATATCAGGACGCCATCAAAGACTTCCCCGGTCCATTCCTCCCTAACCACGGAGTGCACCCACTTGGCCAGATCATACCCGTTGTTCTGGACCATCTTGCCTGTCAGGAGCTCGAGAAGAATTAGCCCGAGGCCGTACACGTCGTCCTTGAAGGCGTCGTGAGGTGAAGCAGCGCTGCTTCTTATCTCGGGAATTTGAGAGTAGTCTTGGGTTTTCACCACCATTAGGCCGTATTCGCTGATGCACGGATCCATGTCTTTGTCAAGCAAGATGTTCGTGGTCTTTAGATTGCCGTGAGCGATCCCGTCTTCACGAAGCTCCGAGTGCATAAAGGCCAAAGCTTCCGCCACAGTGGCCGCAACGCTTAGCCTGCTTCCCCAATCAAATATTTGCGCATTCTGCATTCCTGAAATTAAAAACGATGCACATGAACTTGAATCAGCTTCTCCTCTCCAGTCCATCACTTCCAGAGGTTAAAATTATACCAGATAACTTCAGCCTCTTGATCAGAAGAGATGGGATGACATGTCTCTCACATTTGTGGCAATTCAAATAAGGGGCAACAGCAAGACAATGTTTCCGTTCAGTCTTTCAGTCGATTCGGTCTAGGAAAACTAAATTTAGGTTGCTTTTTCGATGTTCTGTATTGCTGTTTTATCGTTTATCGTCCTATGCCGCAACAACATAAACCCTTGAGGGAAGCACGTCAATCTAATTGGAAACTGAAAGTAATCAGTGTAACTACCAACTTACCATGGAGAAGATTGAAGAGACTCCCGTTTGGTTTATACTCATACACCAGGAGCTTCTCTTGCTTGGAGCAGTAAAACGCGACAGGCGGCAGAACGTGAGGATGCTTTGCTCGATCCATCTTCCGCATCCTGCCCTTGAAGTCCTCGCTAGGAATCCCCAAATCCTTGATTCTCTTCACGGCCAGAGCAAGGCCGTTGCTGAGCACGACTTTGTAGAGACTTCCGTGCTTTCCTCTTCCAAGCTGTTCGGCCGGCGCTCTAAGCAAGTCCTCGAACTTCAAATCCCTCAGCGCGGGAGCATCCGATAGTACCACAAGTGAGGACGTGGTCATGCCACTCTCCACTGAAGTTATCGAGTACTCGGACCGGTTCTCGCTTGTCTTTGGTTCGCTCAGCGCCCCATTAGCCTTGCTGCTGCTAGTATCAGATCTCCTATTCTTACCACCATCAAAcccatcttcttttttcttggatctTCTTGCTATTTTGTAGACCAAGAAGAGCACAACGATTAGGCCGAGAATTACATAGCCTAAGTAGATAAAAATCTTATCGAGCGATAcgtctttttgtttcttcttggCTGGTTGAGGGGCCGGACATGAATTCGGCAGCGGACTTCCGCACAATCCCAGATTCCCCAGAAAGCTGTTCTCCTGGAAACGACCTCCGCCATCAGGAATCTGACCAGTAAAATTGTTGTCCGAGACATTGAAATGCTCCAAGTTGGCGAAGTCGAACTGGGGAAGTTCTCCAGTGAAATTGTTGTTCTGAGCAAAGAAGGTAATCATGCCCGAGATCCGAGCAAGATTCGGCAATGGACCGGAGAAGTTGTTATCGGATACATCGAGCCTCTTCAAATTATTTAACCTCGAGAGGGCGTCGGGGAGTTGCCCCGAGAACCGGTTCCCGCCTAAGTACAAGTGTGTCAAATGCTTGCAGTTTGCAATTTCTTTCGGAATCCCTCCTGCCACATTGTTGCCCTTGAGGCTAAGAACAGCGAGAGACTGTACCCTGCAGAGAGGACTGGCATCGAGAGTCCCCGATAAGTTAAGCTCCTCGAGAACAATCCTCTTCACTGATTGCGACTCACATTCCACGCCCTTCCATTGATCGGCGCAGGGATCCGTGGACAAGCTCCAACCTTGGTCGCTCCCGGGAGAAACTTTGTCCATGAACTGAATCATCGACTGCTTGGTACCCTCATCCACCGAAGTCGCCACTCGAAAGGCAAGAAAGATCAGAATGGCGAGTGCCCGGATAGTTGCTCGACGCATTTTGGGTCAATCAAGGCGAGGCCACGAGAAACAGATTGACCTAATATTTGCCTCTGTTATGCTTATAATACATGAATGTGGTGTGAGCTCGGGTCGTAAACAAGGTTGGGGATGGTGGGTGTTTGAATCAGCTGTGAATGACAATTGGCTGAACTTACAATGGCAAATAGTTCTAAAGTCATTTCCGGCCGGCAATGTCACTAAGTGCTGCGTAATGAGCCAAAAGCTCAACAAGCCATTGTGTCTCTCTTCGTTAAAAAATTGGATGCCGGCAGTCTGAAGAAGTCAGGATTAAAGGGTCAATGTCCTTTATCAGTTTGTCCTCTGCGCATTAACTGGTCTTCAAAGATCCAAATGATACATTAATTTAACCATCTTGGCGCAATCTGGAGACCCGAGAATGGCGTAACCGTACCAGACCTTGGCAACATCGCTGAGGAAATCCCTGGTAAATAACAAGCAAAATCTGTCCGAAGTGGGACAATGAGAAAACCACATGCCAAGAAGAAGTCCTTCCATGTGGTAAGCTTTTGGCACCTAAGCCTTTTCAAGATTCATATAAGCAATGAGGGGTCGGAGAGAGTCTGCGTACCAACGTAAGAAACTTGTGTCCACCGTGCGAGAAGTAACCGACAGAGTACCCGTGAAAAGTATTGGTAATCTGACGGACCGTttgcatgcatatgaaatcatTGTCGGGGCATGTTTGGCTAGTCCTCTTCTTTTACGGATTGATCTGTATAGCCAAAAACTTTAATGAATCAGAAATTCAATATCAAGTGAAGGAATTGCTCCACCTTGAGTGACAATCCCTTTCTTATCTTCCAATGAAAATGTTCGCTACAAAGTTGCTCCGGGCTTCCTCACAACAATGGCCAGTCTCATGATATTACAAACATACAACTCCGAATTAAATATGATTGGACAGGCGGACATGAAGAATGGGGGTTGTGCCTTCAATTATGGAATAATCTGAATAGATATTGGCCCTACACTTATTTATGGGTCTGCATGTCCAGCTATCTCGTCGTCATCGCTCGATTCGCTTTCCTCGACGCTGATTTCCTCATCGTCGCTGTCTTCTTCAGCTCTGGAGTTGCTGATGTGCTCCTTCTTTGCATATCGCTCGCAATACTCTGTATCCACAAAGCATAATACGAAGAATAAAGCACTGCCAGTAAATAGTATGAAATCAGATTGCAAATTATCTAAACAGCGCAAGTCTCAAGATAGTTCAGCTCGGTAGAGCATTTTCAGAAGCATGTCTCTTGATCTAGAACTCAATTTATCACATTTCGACACCATAAAAGTAACTGGGGCAAATGAAAGTCACCTTTGACTTTTTGATCGTATTGCTTCTTGTCTTTCATCATTAGTGAAGCAGCATCACCGTTTAGAGGGTCTGAAGGGTTGGGATAAAGCAAGAGCTGAGGAAGAAACACCTCAAATACATTCAACAGATCTGCAATAGCAGAATAGAAGGGATCGTGTGGAAAGTCCCTTGTAAGAGCTACAAAAGATGCAGAATGTAAAAAAATGCGCATAAACTGACTTCTTGCACATTATGGCTAACTGAAGGAGATGTGGAGATCAAAGAAATTGGATGAGCATTAAAAAAAGGAGTGTCAGAAGATGCAAAGAAGAGGAACGATCTTAAAGCGGAAAAATCTAGTATCTTTCTGTACTAACCAAACATTGGACTCCATGATTGGTTGATAACGTCCAGGCATACAGACCCCGACCTGCAATTTCAACCAACATGCAGTAGTCAAGACATAAACTATACTGCAGTCTACAATGTCAGTTGTTCATTATTAACTGTAGCAATCATTCACTTAAAGCAGCCAAACCATCCAAGACACGAGTAGTACAAGAACATAGGTGTTCCCAGGAATACAATTACTCACATCTCATCAACATTGGGGTGATATATCTTGTTCACAAATCCAATTGAAGGTGACTTGTAGGGATACGCATCAGGAAGTTCCACTCGGATCTTCCAAACACCACCTTCGTATAGACCTGAAATCAGTTTATTAAGTAAAGCTTGCTGAATAACAGAATTCAGAGAGCCAGTCGAATTCCTCAAAGGCAGCTCTTTGAAATTTTAGGTAGTTACTCTTAACATATCATAACTTCCATAATTACTACATCAATGAAACATAAGCATTCATGAATAACTTGAAAGTCATATGAAGAAACCCAACCGCCTTCAAAACCCAAacaccccaccccacccaaaaaaatttttttcctcccttctaCTCCACACACAGAGAGaaaggggagggagggagggagggagaaaaTATGGAAAAGTGAACATCTATGTTTTGAGGAGAAGTCATGCACCACAGCGTTGGTATGAATAAATCATCCAGCCGTACCTCATCCTTGCACTATCAGAAGTATGCAAGAAATTATTCCAAGTGCGGCAGAGAAGTTATTCAAAAGGCAAGAGACTTTTTGATCGAATCGCAACTATGCTAGGGACAAAAAGTTGAATAATCATTTTATTACTGACTTTGTTAAAATTGCACCTCAGCACTAACATTGAGACTTAAAGTTACCCTGTAAAGTTAGCGGCCTCGGGCCTGTAGATTTTATATCAGTTTATTGAGGTGCAGAATACGCAACCTCATGCTACGATGATATGCTGATTGATTCTTCAAGCAATTTTCCTAAGCAGAACAGTTCTTTCTGCATCCCATAACATTCTTCGACAGATAAAACTTAATCATAGTTTCACCTCtgagagagagacggagggagggagagagggcaGAGGAAGAGAGACTATACTTTCTTTTGGCCCATGAAATTccacattgaattcattaagTCCATCGTTGATTGTCTCCACAGTATAATCACTCATCATCCTGGATAACATAAACATGGAGCAAAAGGACATAAGAAGGCTTTGTTAACTTCACCAAGTACAGAAGTACCCTAGAAAACTGATCCACTAGATAACTATGTGGTGCCTACAAACAAACTTTCGAGGAGACAGAAAGATAATGGGATATCATCGATTGCAGTGCATATACCTAGAACCTTTATATTCAATTAGATTGAGCCAATCCTAGGACTGACAAAAACATAATCTGAGCAAACAGATTACATAATAACACATAACCATACTGCAAATGAAAAAATCGCATCAACACCCAAATACTGACGTACATGAAATTTGACAATATCTGTAACTTTAGTCCAACAgcttcatcattttgtgtaaaTATTTCCATTGTCTCTAAAGTTTAGCTTCACATGGTAATCGCTATGCCCTCTCTAACTCATTTTCATGCCCTGGGGTAATATCTAGTTCCTTACAGAAAGAAAATACAACAAGTTCTCTGATAATGAGTCTACATGCcacttttacctttttttccaTTCCCCACTGTTAATTAATGACATCAGATCAGATTTTCACTCCATTTTCAAGGTTGCCCAATCTCATGAAAGACTCAATTATCTGGGGTTACTTCTGTAAGATCCCATAGGAATCAATTAGCAATGCAAACAACTTCTGGTCAAGTGCACCTTCAGAAGAATAGGCTGGAAATTTCTAATCTTTCGTCATGAATTTTTCCCCCAATAAAATACGACCAAAAACCCAAAGAACATAAAATCATACCATGATGTGACCACTTTCATCAAAGAGATCATATCAAGGAACCAAGTGGCTATTGTACAGACGAAAACATCTACCCCACCCTATCCATATAAAGTTCCTTGACATACTTATGTGATTCTTGTTTGATCAGGATGCAAAGTAAAAGCaggattcattttttatttcttaggTACAAATGGAAACACATGTTCCGTGCTATGtaaagaagaagtgaagataATGAGTTAGCATGTGTAGTACTGACTATAGGGACTTACAGCTTCATAACATCCATCTCTCTCCTCTTACTAGGAGAAGACATTCTCAGTGCTTATTACTCGAAGCCTGCAATAGTTGGACTGGAGATATTAGTATTAGTGATTTTCAAAGTGATAAGGTAGGAGAGCAACacggcacaaatacaaaatatacTCCAATTAAGCGACCATAGCTTGTCAAGCATGTCATTATCTCAAGTGTCACTCCACAGCAGTAATAACTTGGCCAATTAGCCAATCCAAGGTCAATGACAGCATTTACTATCATATGGTGGACAGATTCTACAGTACTCCAGGCAACGCAATCAATTCAAACAACATATGTGAATCTTGCATCTGACACATTGATTTCAAATCCCATTTCAAGCGTCTTCCGGTGGTAAAAGAACCTTCCACCCCTAGATTGAGCTGGACGCGCTAGAATTTTGCGGACATTTCTCAACTATCGACTTTGGACATGTTTGTCTTATCAAAGTGCGGGCTACACACAATTCGGTATCGGACAATGCTACTACTACTCAGTTCACAGCTTCAAGTTATATTCATCACCAAGAACAGATTAACAGCTGTAGCGAAAACcaagagagaaacaaaaaacaaaaaaagagagaaaaagcagGATAGTGAGGAAAAATCAAACGAAAGACGGAACGATCACATGCGGCACTTGCGAGGACCAGATCGATTACCCCAGAGTCTCATCGCGAACACCGTCCGACGACGATCGCCGACGACACAAGCGAAGAGAGCGGGAAAAGCGAGAAATGCGAATCGAGAGGAGAAAGGAGTCGAGATCGAGATCTTACGAGGTGAATCCGgggagccgagccgagccgagccgtcGACGCGGTGGGGGGGGCGCGGAGAGGGAGGAAGAACGGCCAAGGAGGCGCGGTTGATCGGAGCTCTCGGAGTGGAAAGGCAAGAGGCACGAAGAGATGCGACTGAGAGAAtcgtagaaagagagagagatcgagaaTTTCGACGAAGATGGTGAGGACAGAATTTATAGCTAACCTTTTCAggggaggcagagagagagagagagagagagagagaaaggtgcTCCTGCATGTCGTCATAATCAGTGAGCACGTGTTCCAGCTTGAAAATGAAATCTTGCTTTATGAATAGTGATCCCCGCCATTACATATTGATTTTGCTAATTGCTCTCTTTCacttatctttttcttccttggtttctttttctttttctttttctttcttttttttcgaggcTAATTAAGGGATTCGATCTCGGCTCGTGCCTCCCGCCGCGCCATCTCGCCCCCCTAGTGCTCCGCCCATGCCGTCGGATCGCGACGCGAAAATGGTCTGCCTTCGTCGATTCGATTCTGAGCGAATTCGTATTTTACTATGATAAAGTTCGGCACAACAAATTCTTAATGCACCATAAATGGAAAAGGGAAAGCCATTCGGTCTTATTTGTTCTCTTGCCTTATTATGTTTTAGATTTTATAATCGAGCACTTCGCGAGGTAATCGAGGCGATATTCGTCCTCCAATCGATTGTATGGTATATGGAATGAACGGATTGCAATTTGAGTTTAGCACGAACAAAGTGCATTAGAATAAAGATTAGAAAGCAAAGAATAGTTTTCCATGGTTGGAAGTCGTCGTGGTTTATGATGTGGTGATAAGAAAGCAAAAGCACCAAAAAGTATATGCTAGAAAGAAGCAAGCGAAGTGAGATTTGGCGGGTGGAGGGGGGCCTTTGCGAATGATGTACGGAAAGAGATAAGTAAAACtgtaaaacattaaaaaaaattaaaaattaaaatttattacaattatatcaattcataaaactatttttttttcaatcaaatcataaatcttttacatttgtacaaattcaatccatccaattaattttgaccgaaaatcaccgacgtgcgcaaataaattttattgatattttaatattttttttttctttttttttgcttttttttctaGGGACTTAGGGCCGAGACACCCACTTCGGCCAAGGCGAAGGCACATGaccccttgcctagatctaggtTGCGATGCCCTTGCCAAATCCGGCCGGACGAGGATGCTGTGGCCCTCGCCGTCCTCGGGAGAGGGCGTCGCAGCCCTTGCCGGTCCTAAGCTAGGGAAAAAAcaccaaaagtgaaaaaaaaaattattaaattttgtccACACTAGCACCAGTCGTGTTGAGTAGAAAATCACGATTTacaacaaaaattgatcggataaactcaattagtaaaacgtgaaaagggtttaaaattgaaataggaaaaaaaaaattaggatagaaGGTTTATCACTTTTTAGGCCCCTGAAGGGATGTATGGTGGATTCAAACTGCAGGGGTGGCGATGATACAAGATGAGAATGGCTTGCAATCTCGGGTGGATGAGCAAAGCGCATGGTGCAACCCCAAAATAGTAATCCACGTTACCTGATGTCAAGTTGGCTTTCCACATTGTTCTCAGAAATGCCTCGTAAACCAATGTATCTAGCATGCAGCCGGAAAATCGGATGCTAAGCTCACCGACCGGTATTCTAGCTTCTGTAGAATCAGCGCACGCGGTTGATATCGACAGGCAAAAGGAGGGTAAAGGAAATTCAAATAGAGGCCGGGTTTTCGCAAGAGCATATAACTTTGAGAGACTATTTCGGAAAACTCACTATAATATGCTGGGAGCTCAAGAACTCATCCCGGTTCTTTCTGCTGAAATCATGCACGATCCACTTCAACCGACAACAAAGAAGGAAACATTATAGGAAGATACGAAGAAACACCATACGAAATCAAAGTTTCTTCAGGTGACTGCCCATCCGATCCGtaccttcttttccctttcatctTTCTGATTCTTCTTTgcacaaaagaggaaaataaacaATTTGTTTCTCAAGTTGTCACCTGAATTCAACTCTCAGCTGCT
Protein-coding sequences here:
- the LOC115734710 gene encoding probable inactive receptor kinase At2g26730, with product MRRATIRALAILIFLAFRVATSVDEGTKQSMIQFMDKVSPGSDQGWSLSTDPCADQWKGVECESQSVKRIVLEELNLSGTLDASPLCRVQSLAVLSLKGNNVAGGIPKEIANCKHLTHLYLGGNRFSGQLPDALSRLNNLKRLDVSDNNFSGPLPNLARISGMITFFAQNNNFTGELPQFDFANLEHFNVSDNNFTGQIPDGGGRFQENSFLGNLGLCGSPLPNSCPAPQPAKKKQKDVSLDKIFIYLGYVILGLIVVLFLVYKIARRSKKKEDGFDGGKNRRSDTSSSKANGALSEPKTSENRSEYSITSVESGMTTSSLVVLSDAPALRDLKFEDLLRAPAEQLGRGKHGSLYKVVLSNGLALAVKRIKDLGIPSEDFKGRMRKMDRAKHPHVLPPVAFYCSKQEKLLVYEYKPNGSLFNLLHGMQNAQIFDWGSRLSVAATVAEALAFMHSELREDGIAHGNLKTTNILLDKDMDPCISEYGLMVVKTQDYSQIPEIRSSAASPHDAFKDDVYGLGLILLELLTGKMVQNNGYDLAKWVHSVVREEWTGEVFDGVLISEGADEERMVRLLQVGLQCINPSPAERPSSRQAAALISSIKDEEERSVSSDS
- the LOC115735000 gene encoding ubiquitin-conjugating enzyme E2-23 kDa-like; amino-acid sequence: MSSPSKRREMDVMKLMMSDYTVETINDGLNEFNVEFHGPKESLYEGGVWKIRVELPDAYPYKSPSIGFVNKIYHPNVDEMSGSVCLDVINQSWSPMFDLLNVFEVFLPQLLLYPNPSDPLNGDAASLMMKDKKQYDQKVKEYCERYAKKEHISNSRAEEDSDDEEISVEESESSDDDEIAGHADP